A part of Pectinophora gossypiella chromosome Z, ilPecGoss1.1, whole genome shotgun sequence genomic DNA contains:
- the LOC126380597 gene encoding uncharacterized protein LOC126380597, protein MQLFIVAAAFLAVSYAKPVFIYTQPLHPVGVEYAPTAVPQVQPHPAVELNAASEALLPRELLKSNAFYDNPSIAAGLAKESWFTNKEMQVVEREAEKIPREKIYNIVKSAGFLDQH, encoded by the coding sequence ATGCAGTTATTTATCGTTGCCGCCGCGTTCCTGGCCGTCAGTTACGCCAAACCTGTGTTTATATACACCCAGCCGCTGCATCCCGTTGGGGTGGAGTATGCGCCCACGGCTGTGCCGCAGGTGCAACCCCACCCTGCCGTGGAACTAAACGCAGCCAGCGAAGCCCTACTCCCACGGGAGTTGTTGAAGTCCAACGCATTTTATGATAATCCGTCCATCGCCGCCGGCCTCGCCAAGGAGTCCTGGTTTACAAATAAGGAAATGCAAGTTGTCGAACGTGAAGCTGAGAAGATTCCCCGCGAGAAGATCTACAACATTGTCAAGAGCGCCGGGTTCTTGGATCAGCATTAA
- the LOC126380579 gene encoding uncharacterized protein LOC126380579 isoform X1, which produces MIVRRYRSYDIVLEILVMMLISTHADPLSSNVPKLTLDDIIVHPMLPPLKIQKRETSTSGSVAKYDGDFAKFIEEKLVQHTRALEHLVNVVQSNEDLTKRLIDNLGHYASTPKMPEKIEVQRVASSDKVDDNDHPIVRAGKNTPLYGNLFKDLIVGQAHKNSDPIPFVEKSPPPMPTRVDKPSQKPPKSSRRLMPVPITNDPEDDKISRWCPVAMLCRRTREPICGFDDRFGYGKFEDICHMLQVNCYWKYNFAIVPTCHPTYLS; this is translated from the exons ATGATTGTACGGCGATATCGCTCCTACGATATTGTTTTAGAAA tacttGTGATGATGCTGATATCCACACACGCCGACCCACTGTCATCCAATGTACCCAAGCTAACGTTAGACGATATAATAGTGCACCCTATGTTACCACCACTG AAAATACAAAAACGTGAAACTTCAACGTCAGGGTCCGTGGCGAAATACGATGGAGATTTCGCCAAGTTTATTGAGGAAAAGTTAGTACAGCATACCCGAGCACTCGAGCACTTGGTGAACGTGGTGCAGTCCAACGAAGATCTGACCAAGCGATTGATCGACAACTTAGGTCACTACGCCTCCACTCCCAAAATGCCCGAGAAAATTGAAGTGCAGCGTGTAGCTAGTAGCGACAAGGTTGATGACAACGACCATCCAATTGTGAGAGCTGGCAAGAACACCCCACTGTACGGAAACTTGTTTAAAGATCTGATCGTGGGTCAAGCGCACAAGAACTCGGATCCCATTCCTTTTGTAGAAAAGTCTCCCCCACCTATGCCAACCCGAGTCGACAAGCCATCACAAAAG CCACCGAAGTCGTCGCGGCGGTTAATGCCGGTGCCGATAACGAATGATCCCGAAGACGACAAGATTAGTCGCTGGTGTCCAGTTGCGATGCTCTGCCGTAGGACCAGGGAGCCCATTTGCGGTTTTGACGATAGATTTGGATACGGGAAATTTGAAGACATCTGCCACATGCTTCAAGTCAATTGCTATTGGAAATACA atttcgCCATAGTTCCCACATGTCACCCAACATATTTGTCTTAA
- the LOC126380579 gene encoding uncharacterized protein LOC126380579 isoform X3, giving the protein MAHVTITLYIILVMMLISTHADPLSSNVPKLTLDDIIVHPMLPPLKIQKRETSTSGSVAKYDGDFAKFIEEKLVQHTRALEHLVNVVQSNEDLTKRLIDNLGHYASTPKMPEKIEVQRVASSDKVDDNDHPIVRAGKNTPLYGNLFKDLIVGQAHKNSDPIPFVEKSPPPMPTRVDKPSQKPPKSSRRLMPVPITNDPEDDKISRWCPVAMLCRRTREPICGFDDRFGYGKFEDICHMLQVNCYWKYNFAIVPTCHPTYLS; this is encoded by the exons atggctcatgtaacgattactctatacatca tacttGTGATGATGCTGATATCCACACACGCCGACCCACTGTCATCCAATGTACCCAAGCTAACGTTAGACGATATAATAGTGCACCCTATGTTACCACCACTG AAAATACAAAAACGTGAAACTTCAACGTCAGGGTCCGTGGCGAAATACGATGGAGATTTCGCCAAGTTTATTGAGGAAAAGTTAGTACAGCATACCCGAGCACTCGAGCACTTGGTGAACGTGGTGCAGTCCAACGAAGATCTGACCAAGCGATTGATCGACAACTTAGGTCACTACGCCTCCACTCCCAAAATGCCCGAGAAAATTGAAGTGCAGCGTGTAGCTAGTAGCGACAAGGTTGATGACAACGACCATCCAATTGTGAGAGCTGGCAAGAACACCCCACTGTACGGAAACTTGTTTAAAGATCTGATCGTGGGTCAAGCGCACAAGAACTCGGATCCCATTCCTTTTGTAGAAAAGTCTCCCCCACCTATGCCAACCCGAGTCGACAAGCCATCACAAAAG CCACCGAAGTCGTCGCGGCGGTTAATGCCGGTGCCGATAACGAATGATCCCGAAGACGACAAGATTAGTCGCTGGTGTCCAGTTGCGATGCTCTGCCGTAGGACCAGGGAGCCCATTTGCGGTTTTGACGATAGATTTGGATACGGGAAATTTGAAGACATCTGCCACATGCTTCAAGTCAATTGCTATTGGAAATACA atttcgCCATAGTTCCCACATGTCACCCAACATATTTGTCTTAA
- the LOC126380579 gene encoding uncharacterized protein LOC126380579 isoform X2, whose translation MLDLSFSSSSLKVLVMMLISTHADPLSSNVPKLTLDDIIVHPMLPPLKIQKRETSTSGSVAKYDGDFAKFIEEKLVQHTRALEHLVNVVQSNEDLTKRLIDNLGHYASTPKMPEKIEVQRVASSDKVDDNDHPIVRAGKNTPLYGNLFKDLIVGQAHKNSDPIPFVEKSPPPMPTRVDKPSQKPPKSSRRLMPVPITNDPEDDKISRWCPVAMLCRRTREPICGFDDRFGYGKFEDICHMLQVNCYWKYNFAIVPTCHPTYLS comes from the exons ATGCTGGATTTATCATTCAGTTCCAGTTCATTGAAGG tacttGTGATGATGCTGATATCCACACACGCCGACCCACTGTCATCCAATGTACCCAAGCTAACGTTAGACGATATAATAGTGCACCCTATGTTACCACCACTG AAAATACAAAAACGTGAAACTTCAACGTCAGGGTCCGTGGCGAAATACGATGGAGATTTCGCCAAGTTTATTGAGGAAAAGTTAGTACAGCATACCCGAGCACTCGAGCACTTGGTGAACGTGGTGCAGTCCAACGAAGATCTGACCAAGCGATTGATCGACAACTTAGGTCACTACGCCTCCACTCCCAAAATGCCCGAGAAAATTGAAGTGCAGCGTGTAGCTAGTAGCGACAAGGTTGATGACAACGACCATCCAATTGTGAGAGCTGGCAAGAACACCCCACTGTACGGAAACTTGTTTAAAGATCTGATCGTGGGTCAAGCGCACAAGAACTCGGATCCCATTCCTTTTGTAGAAAAGTCTCCCCCACCTATGCCAACCCGAGTCGACAAGCCATCACAAAAG CCACCGAAGTCGTCGCGGCGGTTAATGCCGGTGCCGATAACGAATGATCCCGAAGACGACAAGATTAGTCGCTGGTGTCCAGTTGCGATGCTCTGCCGTAGGACCAGGGAGCCCATTTGCGGTTTTGACGATAGATTTGGATACGGGAAATTTGAAGACATCTGCCACATGCTTCAAGTCAATTGCTATTGGAAATACA atttcgCCATAGTTCCCACATGTCACCCAACATATTTGTCTTAA
- the LOC126379740 gene encoding uncharacterized protein LOC126379740 — MVVRVISHSETIKNEEECKIADLCVHDKVPMCGIDSCGEMRTFIDSCDMHEFNCDSQKDFKQRPIHECWVTCKRGRSFKKPEFRTDCNINANKNRI, encoded by the exons ATGGTCGTGCGCGTGATTTCACACAGTGAAACAATAAAG AATGAGGAGGAGTGTAAGATCGCCGACCTGTGTGTCCACGATAAGGTCCCCATGTGTGGCATCGACTCCTGCGGAGAGATGCGGACCTTCATAGACTCCTGCGACATGCACGAATTCAACTGCGACAGCCAAAAAG ATTTCAAGCAGCGACCTATCCACGAATGTTGGGTAACATGTAAAAGAGGAAGATCGTTCAAAAAACCAGAATTCAGAACAGACTGCAACATTAACGCAAATAAGAAtcgaatttaa
- the LOC126380579 gene encoding uncharacterized protein LOC126380579 isoform X4 — translation MEPLFLVLVMMLISTHADPLSSNVPKLTLDDIIVHPMLPPLKIQKRETSTSGSVAKYDGDFAKFIEEKLVQHTRALEHLVNVVQSNEDLTKRLIDNLGHYASTPKMPEKIEVQRVASSDKVDDNDHPIVRAGKNTPLYGNLFKDLIVGQAHKNSDPIPFVEKSPPPMPTRVDKPSQKPPKSSRRLMPVPITNDPEDDKISRWCPVAMLCRRTREPICGFDDRFGYGKFEDICHMLQVNCYWKYNFAIVPTCHPTYLS, via the exons ATGGAGCCTTTGTTCCTAG tacttGTGATGATGCTGATATCCACACACGCCGACCCACTGTCATCCAATGTACCCAAGCTAACGTTAGACGATATAATAGTGCACCCTATGTTACCACCACTG AAAATACAAAAACGTGAAACTTCAACGTCAGGGTCCGTGGCGAAATACGATGGAGATTTCGCCAAGTTTATTGAGGAAAAGTTAGTACAGCATACCCGAGCACTCGAGCACTTGGTGAACGTGGTGCAGTCCAACGAAGATCTGACCAAGCGATTGATCGACAACTTAGGTCACTACGCCTCCACTCCCAAAATGCCCGAGAAAATTGAAGTGCAGCGTGTAGCTAGTAGCGACAAGGTTGATGACAACGACCATCCAATTGTGAGAGCTGGCAAGAACACCCCACTGTACGGAAACTTGTTTAAAGATCTGATCGTGGGTCAAGCGCACAAGAACTCGGATCCCATTCCTTTTGTAGAAAAGTCTCCCCCACCTATGCCAACCCGAGTCGACAAGCCATCACAAAAG CCACCGAAGTCGTCGCGGCGGTTAATGCCGGTGCCGATAACGAATGATCCCGAAGACGACAAGATTAGTCGCTGGTGTCCAGTTGCGATGCTCTGCCGTAGGACCAGGGAGCCCATTTGCGGTTTTGACGATAGATTTGGATACGGGAAATTTGAAGACATCTGCCACATGCTTCAAGTCAATTGCTATTGGAAATACA atttcgCCATAGTTCCCACATGTCACCCAACATATTTGTCTTAA
- the LOC126380579 gene encoding uncharacterized protein LOC126380579 isoform X5, with product MMLISTHADPLSSNVPKLTLDDIIVHPMLPPLKIQKRETSTSGSVAKYDGDFAKFIEEKLVQHTRALEHLVNVVQSNEDLTKRLIDNLGHYASTPKMPEKIEVQRVASSDKVDDNDHPIVRAGKNTPLYGNLFKDLIVGQAHKNSDPIPFVEKSPPPMPTRVDKPSQKPPKSSRRLMPVPITNDPEDDKISRWCPVAMLCRRTREPICGFDDRFGYGKFEDICHMLQVNCYWKYNFAIVPTCHPTYLS from the exons ATGATGCTGATATCCACACACGCCGACCCACTGTCATCCAATGTACCCAAGCTAACGTTAGACGATATAATAGTGCACCCTATGTTACCACCACTG AAAATACAAAAACGTGAAACTTCAACGTCAGGGTCCGTGGCGAAATACGATGGAGATTTCGCCAAGTTTATTGAGGAAAAGTTAGTACAGCATACCCGAGCACTCGAGCACTTGGTGAACGTGGTGCAGTCCAACGAAGATCTGACCAAGCGATTGATCGACAACTTAGGTCACTACGCCTCCACTCCCAAAATGCCCGAGAAAATTGAAGTGCAGCGTGTAGCTAGTAGCGACAAGGTTGATGACAACGACCATCCAATTGTGAGAGCTGGCAAGAACACCCCACTGTACGGAAACTTGTTTAAAGATCTGATCGTGGGTCAAGCGCACAAGAACTCGGATCCCATTCCTTTTGTAGAAAAGTCTCCCCCACCTATGCCAACCCGAGTCGACAAGCCATCACAAAAG CCACCGAAGTCGTCGCGGCGGTTAATGCCGGTGCCGATAACGAATGATCCCGAAGACGACAAGATTAGTCGCTGGTGTCCAGTTGCGATGCTCTGCCGTAGGACCAGGGAGCCCATTTGCGGTTTTGACGATAGATTTGGATACGGGAAATTTGAAGACATCTGCCACATGCTTCAAGTCAATTGCTATTGGAAATACA atttcgCCATAGTTCCCACATGTCACCCAACATATTTGTCTTAA